One window of the Triticum dicoccoides isolate Atlit2015 ecotype Zavitan chromosome 3B, WEW_v2.0, whole genome shotgun sequence genome contains the following:
- the LOC119275825 gene encoding sulfoquinovosidase-like, with product MTSPATEKPKTTKKHNAHLNNPFPHAVPAAAFRNGDAAPPLSFGPFSKLAHAHDYPVGSRFRLSWNPSLGGAVSLARVSSSDGDPRSRVMWETIPGVAFVSAASATTEADECRGSFALRDGRARLVPDRQSVDRIRSLYRCDVEAGADALRGAAFEASDQTRFPVLLITGVVSAKKADPASSCCCGLRAGRRARARAGKPVLSGRYWVFLEEKSDTQVSFSVKIADYQWSCGHADPSSPPPAATTAPRPHRINILSLRLRLAGRVHRNMSKKKKLSAQEELSALLPPTERASADEEARPEEFNRVFLTYVSERDERFYGFGEQFSCMEFKGRRVPVLVQEQGIGRGDQPITFAANLLSYRSGGNWSTTYAPSPFYMTSKMRSLYLEGYDYSIFDLTKPDRVQIQVYGNSVQGRILQGESPTDLITSYTGSTGRPPVLPRWITSGAVVGMQGGTDAVRRVWSQLQDHDVPVSAFWLQDWVGQRKTAIGSQLWWNWEVDDDHYSGWKDLIRDLRRDGVRTMTYCNPCLVPMGEKGNARRHLYEEAKELGILVRDEAGEPYMMPNTAFDVAMLDFTNPEASSWFKGILRGMADEGVSGWMADFGEGLPLDARLHSGEDPVAAHNRYPELWARVNREFADEWKSEAGEDEEEGLVFFVRAGFRESSRWAMLFWEGDQMVSWQANDGIKSSVVGLLSGGLSGIPLNHSDAGGYCTVDLPLLRYRRSEELLMRWMEVNAFTVVFRTHEGNKPGSNCQFYSNSRTLAHFARCAKMYKAWEFYRLQLVKEATEKGLPVARHLFLHYPEDRRVQEMTYQQFLVGTEMLVVPVLDKGRTAVTAYFPTSDGGSWRHVWTGEEFGGGHRSGHGSLGEATVHGFEAEVSADVGCPAVFVRVGSPVGERFVRNLRDLRVI from the exons ATGACGTCGCCGGCGACGGAGAAGCCCAAGACCACCAAGAAGCACAACGCGCACCTCAACAACCCCTTCCCGCACGCCGTCCCGGCCGCCGCTTTCCGCAACGGCGATGCCGCGCCGCCCCTCTCCTTCGGCCCGTTCTCCAAGCTCGCCCACGCCCACGATTACCCCGTTGGCTCCCGATTCCGCCTGAGCTGGAATCCCTCGCTCGGCGGAGCGGTCTCGCTGGCACGCGTCTCCTCCTCCGACGGCGATCCTCGCAGCCGCGTGATGTGGGAGACCATCCCCGGCGTCGCGTTCGTCTCCGCGGCTTCCGCCACCACCGAGGCCGACGAGTGCCGCGGATCGTTCGCGCTCCGCGACGGACGCGCCCGCCTTGTTCCCGACCGCCAGAGCGTCGACAGGATCAGGTCCTTGTACCGCTGCGACGTCGAGGCCGGCGCCGACGCCCTGCGCGGCGCCGCGTTCGAAGCGTCTGACCAGACACGGTTCCCGGTGCTGTTGATCACCGGGGTCGTGTCTGCGAAGAAGGCGGACCctgcgtcgtcgtgctgctgcggcCTGCGCGCCGGCCGCCGTGCCAGGGCCCGCGCTGGAAAGCCGGTCCTGTCAGGGAGGTACTGGGTCTTCCTGGAGGAGAAGAGCGACACGCAAGTGTCGTTCAGCGTCAAGATCGCCGACTACCAATGGAGCTGCGGCCACGCCGATCCTTCGAGTCCACCACCGGCGGCCACGACAGCTCCAAGGCCCCACCGGATCAACATCCTGAGCCTTCGGCTCCGCCTGGCGGGGAGAGTCCATAGGAACATGAGCAAGAAGAAGAAGCTCTCCGCCCAGGAGGAGCTCTCAGCGCTGCTGCCGCCGACGGAAAGAGCGTCGGCGGACGAGGAGGCACGGCCGGAGGAGTTCAACCGGGTGTTCCTCACGTACGTGAGCGAGCGCGACGAGCGGTTCTACGGCTTCGGCGAGCAATTCAGCTGCATGGAATTCAAGGGGAGAAGGGTGCCCGTTCTTGTGCAGGAACAGGGGATTGGCAGGGGAGACCAGCCCATCACTTTCGCTGCCAATCTCCTCAGCTACAG GTCGGGAGGAAACTGGAGCACCACGTATGCTCCATCTCCTTTCTACATGACCTCCAAGATGAGGTCCCTGTACCTGGAGGGATACGATTATTCTATATTTGACCTTACAAAACCTGACAGAGTGCAGATTCAG GTATATGGTAATTCGGTTCAGGGAAGAATACTGCAGGGAGAGTCACCGACCGATCTGATCACGAGCTACACGGGGTCGACCGGACGGCCGCCGGTTCTTCCCAGATGGATCACGTCCGGCGCGGTCGTCGGCATGCAGGGCGGCACGGACGCCGTCCGCCGTGTGTGGAGCCAGCTGCAAGACCACGACGTCCCGGTCTCCGCATTCTGGCTGCAG GATTGGGTTGGGCAGAGGAAGACGGCGATCGGGTCGCAGCTCTGGTGGAACTGGGAGGTCGACGACGATCACTACTCCGGCTGGAAGGACCTTATACGcgatctccggcgcgacggcgtgaGGACGATGACATACTGCAATCCCTGCCttgtcccg ATGGGTGAGAAGGGGAACGCGAGGAGGCACCTGTACGAGGAGGCCAAGGAGCTGGGGATCCTGGTGAGGGACGAGGCCGGCGAGCCGTACATGATGCCCAACACGGCGTTCGACGTGGCCATGCTGGACTTCACCAACCCGGAGGCGAGCTCCTGGTTCAAGGGCATCCTGCGCGGGATGGCGGACGAAGGCGTCAGCGGCTGGATGGCCGACTTCGGCGAGGGCCTCCCTCTGGACGCGCGGCTCCACTCCGGGGAGGACCCCGTGGCGGCGCACAACCGGTACCCGGAGCTGTGGGCGCGCGTCAACCGGGAGTTCGCCGACGAGTGGAAGTCGGAAGccggcgaggacgaggaggaagggCTGGTGTTCTTCGTGCGGGCGGGGTTCAGGGAGAGCTCCAGGTGGGCGATGCTCTTCTGGGAGGGGGACCAGATGGTGAGCTGGCAGGCCAACGACGGCATCAAGAGCAGCGTCGTCGGCCTGCTCAGCGGCGGCCTCTCCGGCATCCCGCTGAACCACAGCGACGCCGGCGGGTACTGCACCGTCGACCTCCCGCTCCTGCGCTACCGACGGAGCGAGGAGCTCCTCATGCGGTGGATGGAGGTGAACGCCTTCACCGTCGTCTTCCGCACCCACGAG GGGAACAAGCCCGGGTCcaactgccagttctactccaacagccGGACCCTCGCGCATTTCGCGCGCTGCGCCAAGATGTACAAAGCCTGGGAGTTCTACCGCCTCCAGCTCGTCAAG GAGGCGACGGAGAAGGGCCTCCCCGTGGCGCGCCACCTCTTCCTGCACTACCCGGAGGACCGGCGCGTGCAGGAGATGACGTACCAGCAGTTCCTGGTCGGGACGGAGATGCTGGTGGTGCCGGTCCTGGACAAGGGCAGGACCGCGGTGACCGCCTACTTTCCGACGTCGGACGGGGGGTCGTGGAGGCACGTGTGGACCGGCGAAGAGTTTGGCGGTGGGCACAGGAGCGGGCACGGTAGCCTGGGGGAGGCGACGGTGCACGGGTTCGAGGCCGAGGTCAGCGCCGACGTCGGCTGTCCGGCCGTGTTTGTGAGGGTTGGGTCACCCGTTGGGGAAAGGTTTGTAAGAAATTTGAGAGACCTCCGTGTAATTTAA